The Haloarcula laminariae sequence CCAATTTTGCTCGCGATTGAGCAAGACAAGGCGACGAATGTTTCTGGGCAAGTAATGGCTCTTACCTCTGCTGTTCTTGCGAGTCGATTCAACCGGAACGTTGATCTCGCGTATCCAGATATTCCACTAGAAAGCCTGGTTTCACACCCGTTACTCCCTGAGAGACTCCGTACGAGAGCAGTTACTGAGATGGAACTGGGTGATCCTTTTGGGGAGTTCACGGGGGTTGATCGAGAAGAGATTGCAGATAGTGACACCGACTATTCTTGTGCCCTGACCATCGGGAACCCTTCCGTTCAAGCGGAAAAAATAATACGTATTGATAGCTGTGGGTGGGCCGCACGCATCACACGAAATGAACAAATTCGAGGTTTCAATGAGACTTCACCAAATCCTATTGGCCCTGCTGCTGCCGCCTGCTTCGGCATCGCTGAACTCTTCAAGTCTCTGATTGGCTGCCCTCCCGAACAACAACCAGGGAATTTCACATTTGATGCGCTCACATTGCGGGTGGAACCGGGCGAATTGCATACCACCGCACCTGCCTTTCCAGATGATATTGAACTAGGTACCGTTGAGCTGGTTGGCGTCGGGTCAATCGGTTCCTCACTTTTGTATATGCTCCCTATGCTCCCTATTGAGGGCACATTCACGCTCACTGATCCAGATGTTGTTGAATACTCGAACCTCAATCGATCACCGATTTTCAATGTGAAAGATGCTGCTGAGGAACGGAATAAAACTCTCGCTGGGGAACGTTTCATATGCGACAGTGTTGACGTTCGAACCTTTTCAGAGCGGTATGGCGCGTCTAGGGCACAGGATGATGTTGTCCCGGATATCGTTCTCCCAGAAGTTGATAGCGATCAGGCGAGGGCGGATATACAATACAGTCGGCCCCCGCTAATGCTCGAAACCACAACAAACGAATCCTCCGTAAACGTGGCACGGCACATTCCGATCGTGGATGCCTGTCTCCTGTGCCACTTTCCCCCCGGCGAAAGTTCATATACTCCTGCCTGCGCTACCCTGGATAACGGTTCAATTCCAGATCCGGATGAGGAGGAAGAAGGCCCAGATGCGGCTCTCCCCTTTGTGTCCACCTTGGCTGGAATTTTGCTTGCCGGCGAGCTAGTAAAAACGAATATTGAAGAATATCCATTTTCCCCCTCGTTTGTTGAAATTGAAACATTCACTAACTTCTCTACCCGTATGCCTCGATATGACAAACAGCATAATGATGAGTGTCCATTCTGTTCATACTGTGACGATACTCAATATCGCCGATTGATTCAAAACACCAAATTTGAGGATTTGATAGATCTTATTGACCGAGACTGACTTTTATGGGTATATTGATAACTTAGCGCTCAGCGCCATAGACAAGCTGTGACGGGGATTCATACCCACAGCTCCGACACTCGAACCAACGCTGAACCTTCGCGCCGTCAGCCGTTTTTCCGCCGATTGCCACATCGCTGTTCGGACACTCGGGACAACTCAGTTCGGGCGCTGGCCGTTCCCGGAGCTCGTCACGGAACGATTTCGCGTCCTTCGTCTCGTACCCCCGCGACCACACCGGGTAGCCGTCGACGAGGATTGCGCCACGCCACTTGTAGCGGTATGAATCCGGTGCTCGGTGTAAGACCGCCCGAGCGCCGGTCTCGGTATTCCGGTATGCGAGTGTGGGCGTGCGGCTCTCGCGCTTCCAATTTGTGATCCGGGACATCTGTTAGAAGTGGACGTCGGCGGGCACGATCCAGAGCTCCTCGCTCTCCTCCAGCACTCGATCCAGCTGCTCACGGTGACGGATACCGTTCGCATATTCGTTGTACAAGAAGATCGTTGGCCCGTCGTAGGCGCCAACCTGGTGGAAGGCGTGCCGAGCGAGATCTTCGTCGCGCATGATCTCCTCATCGGAAAGTTCGTCAAGTGCCTCCCTCACCCGGTCGAGGTTGCGCTCGAACTCTTCTTTCGTCGCCTCCCAGCCACGCTCAAGCAGGTCTTGGCCGTCATCGGAGTCGACGGGGGCTGCAGTCGGCAACTCACCCCATCGCGCCTTCCCCGCAACGGACGTGTCCTCCTCATCAAAACAGACGTAGTAATCGAAGACGGCGCCAGCGTGTGGGTCCGCGCCGACCAGGCGGTCGAACACCGTCTTTCCGGTGGATAGTGCTTCGTCTTCTGTCGATGCTTCTACCAGAGCGTAAATCACCATGTGCATCTCGAACACCTCGAAGCGCCGACGCACCGGGAGTCGTTGCTCGCTCCTGCTGCGCCGGCACCCATCGCCGGCGCTCGAAAAACCTGATCTAGCGGTCGATTCTTAGGACTCGTTCGCTCGGTCGACTGTGATGGTTAGATCGCCCGACGCGTAGTCGGCCTCGAAGTCGACGGTGAACGCATCCGAGTCGTACGCGGCGTGGTAGGCACGGTGTCGTTCGAGTGACCCCGTCGCCTTGAAGTGGAAGAACGCAGCTGAGGTGTAGGGTTTGCTCTGGGTCTCGACCTGCGTCTCGACAGAGGCCGGGAGCGCGATTTGTGGTGTGTCCGTGTCGATACTCGCAGCGAACGCCTTCGCTTCCTCGACGGTCGCCTGCGAATGTGCGGGCGTCTCGCCGGTTAGCACGTTTACCGGCGTCTCGGTATCGTTGGTGAACAGGACATCGTGGAAGGTGCGTGTCCCGAGGACTGCGTCGGGATCTAACTCGCAATCGTGGAATGGGTCGTCGTCTGGTTTCTCGGGCATCAAATCACGAGCCTACGGTGGGGCTCAGTCCTTTCTGCCCCAGAAAAACCACCATCTGCTTCGACGCAAATCGCCCTACGAGCGGCTGAGTGTCGCGTCCGGAGACGGTGCTTCACCGCTCGGGATGCGCAACTCTTGGCGCTTCCCGATCCACTCGCCGAGCTTCTGCTTGAGGTACTGGCGAGCCGTCGACTGGGTGAACACACCCTTGTCGACCATATCGCCAATGACGTCTTTCAGTGCCCGGAACTGCCCCTTCAGATGTCCGTCGCCGACCGGCTCGCCGTCGTGCCACCGAACGGTCGCGAGCGCGCCGTTCCCGACCGTCTCGCCGTGGTCGATTGTCTCCGAGTCGTACTGCAGGCCGAACCACAGCGTCCGGTAGGCGGTCACCTCGAAGGTGGGTGACACCACGAAGAACGCCTCGTGGTGGAGATAGTCGAGATGGTCCGCGACGATCTCGTCGAGGGTAAGCCCGGTGGCGCGGGGCTTCGGCTCGACGACCGTCGACGGGCGGTCTTCGCCGGCGAGGTAGCCGTCGACGGCATCTGCCTCGAGGCCATCGGCCAGTTCCGCCAGCAGCTGTTTCGCCCACTTGGAGTCGGTGTCGTCGCCACCGAACGGGGTTTCAGCCGAGATTCGGTGCTTGAGCTTCAGGTTGGCTGCGCCCCAATGAGAGTAGTGGAGCGTGTACTGTCCGTCAGTTCGTTCGTACGCAACGAGTGCGCGGTGGCCCATTGAACAATCACCTCGTAGGACGACCCACGACTGGATCGCCTCGCACCCCTCCCGGGGGACGAACAACGCTACCAGTAGTTGCTAGCGAGGCTTCTTTATTCGGGATGAGTACTGATATTGGGGCGGCTAAATCGGTAAGTGGAGGCCACGCACATACCCGAGGACGAGACTTCAGGAGTTTCTTCCCAAAATCGAACGTGTTAGTCAGCTTGTGGCTCGTTGTTTACGACGGTATTCAAATCCACCTATCACGCCCGCGAGAGCGACGACCCCGACCCAAGACAGAATATACAGAGCGAATGGTGTCGGAACAGCAGACGGTGGACGAACTGGGCCTGCCAGCCACGAGCCGAGCCCTGAAAGGAGTAGGAATACACCGACGATGATAGCGGGTGATATGACCTTCTCACCGACGTAAAACAGAGCGGGAATGAATCCAAGGAGGAACATCCCGAGAAGGATGTACGCTCCGTTAAGTGGTTTAGCCATAAGCATATCCCACAAGTCATCAAACCAACTGTTCCATAGAAACACAACCAGAGCAGTGTGGGCCACCCCACCGACTAACCCACCGATAATTGAAGATTTCGTGTAAATCGACTGCTCTGAGGTACGTGCCATGCTCCTCAATTGACCATCGTGGTGCATAAAACAGCGTTTGGGTCAAAATTAACTTTGACAGGAGAGGGTATTCCGCTTATCTGTTCCAGACCCACAGAAGGACGACCAGTCCAAGGACGAATAACCCGCCGAGGAGAAATTCCAATCCGGGGAATGATAGTAGTTCCAGAAGCGTCAGGTCGTCACTTGCACCACCGGGCTGGCCAAACGCTTGGAAGGCAAACAGTAGAGTCGAGATGACAAAGAGAAGTCCAGTAGCCCCTACAAGCCGTTTGAGAAGGTCACGGAAGCCAGTCTTACGTTCTTCGGTGCCTACGAACATGACGACGGGGTCATCGGCGGGCGCGTACACGTTCATCTCCTTTCCTTTCTCGGAATACCGTGTGCCGGCTACCTGAATCACGCCAACGTCTTCGAGGTTATCGAGATGATAGGAGACGTTCTGAAGGGACATATCAAGTCGGTCAGCAAGTACTGATGGAGGAGCCGGCTCATCATAAATCGCAGTCAGGATACGCCGGGACGTATCCGATGAAAGAGCCTCAAACACGTCCGCTGAACCATCGTCGCCAACACCGAGAACCTGTATCTCGCCTTCTTGCTCGCCCGTCACGTCACCGGTGGAGGGCAGTAAAGACATACCACCCTACTTGGTTCGCCCCAATATAAAACATGGATTCCCACCGCTCTGGGTGACCAATACGCATTCTGTACTGACCGGCTGTTCCAGCTCTCGTCATGGACAAAGAAACCGTATCGGCAACTACTGCTACTCGTCGATCGGGTCGGGGGAACTGAGGTCCGCGTACAGTACCTCACCGTCGCGGACGACGTACCGTTTCGCCAGCACGGGAAATCGGCACTTGGTAAATCCGGCTGTCTGAATGTCGAATTCTTCGTTCGGTTCGAGATACTCCGCAAGCGACCGGAGGAACTCGTGGGTGACGATGCCACCGTCGTAGTCAGGAAGTCCGTTCTCACGAGCCTCGTACACTTCGAAGCTGTCGTAGCCCCAGATGATCAGTTCGCCGTCGTCGTCCACCTCCCAGTTGAGCGTCCCGAAGCAGTGGCTCTCACAGAGCTCGCGGACTGCCTGTGGATCCGATACGAGCGCGCCGGTCGATGTCGTTGCGGCTTGGAGTGTTGCCATGGATTGTTCTCGGGAGCTGTCTCGCGCCCCCGCACCCCTTCAGGGGGCGAGCAACTGCTCACGCTGTGACGGCCACATGACGTTTCGCTGCCGACGCGTCGAGCTATCAGGATTCTCTGTTGACGTCACCGTCCCTCGTCGTATTCGGTTGGGTGAGAAAATCTACCTGCTCGAGGAGCGTCGTCGCGGTGCTAATTCGCTCTTGATCAGCGGGCTCCAATTGGCCGCTGTCGATACTGGTGAGGCTACTGAGCGCGCGGTGGAGTCGATAGCCGGGGGTGTCTCGTGGGTCCATGTGTGCGCCTCCGCCAATTTACGGCGCGAAAAAACACCGGCGGGCAGTCAGCGGGGCGGTTCGGGAGTGATCACGAACTGACCTCCAGTTAACCAACAGAACGAATCGATATCAGGATTCGTTGGTTAAACTGACGCCGTCTCTACTGACTGGCTTCGGGTTCGGGCCCATAGCGGGGTGTCCCGCATCGCTGACACTCCCACATGGGCTGCCCGGTCCACTCGTCATCGTGGACGGTCTCGAATTCGCGAAATCGATGCTTAGTCTCCCGACCACACTCCCGACACTCGAGGTGAGTTATGTTTGGACGCTCACGTAGTGGCTGTTCGGTATCGGTCTTGTCAACGGATTCCTGGAGCGCAATCGCTGGCACCAGCCAGAGGTCGTCGTCTGCGCCCTCACGTAGGCTTGCAAGACGATCTTCGGAGTGAACCTCGCTCCCGGCTTCGTCGTAGAGAAACGCCGCGTGCTCGCCGTCGTGACGGGACTGCGTCGTCTCTGTCCACGGTGTCCGGTTGCGAGCAGCCGCGAGCAGCTGATTACCACATTCAGACGTGACCCGTGTCGCCGAGGGGAGTGAGGGCCACTGATCGACAAGCTGTGGGGCCGGTTCCTCGTCGAGATCGTAGATTAGCTTGCAGTCATCGACTACTGGGTCATCATCTCCCTTCGCGAGGAGGGTGGCCGCAGCAGATCCCTTCCCGACGGCGCCGTAGAACGTCGACGCCTCAACGAGTAGCTGGATGACGTGGAGGAGAGTCCGTTCGGCATTCGATGTGTCCTGATCATCGGCTGCTTCGAGATGGTTCGTGAGACAGAACCGGCACTTCGACTGGCCGGTGAGGATCGACGCTCCACAGGAAGCGCACTCGGTCTCATCTGCTGTCGGGTCGTCTGGATAGTCCGTGTCGACGCCACCAGAGCGCTGCCGCCGGGGCTCGCCACTACTACTGGCGAGTTGATCGTCGGGAACGTGGGTCGCTTCGCCGAGCGGTCGGAGGGCTTCGTAGTCGGCGTACTGGTCGGTCATAGAATGATCTGGCCGTATCATGCTTCGTCTTCGGATTTAAACAATGACTCTCACATCAATCAGACAACAAAACACAACCGAAAATCAACAGTGTGGGCGTTAGACAGCCAGTTCGTCCAGCGCGTCGCGGTGGGTCCGCACGGTGACCACCGAGACGTTCGCAACGTCAGCGACGTTCGACTGGGTGAGCCACCGTCCGTCTTCGCGTCCGGCCTTGTACAGACAGGCTGCGGCGAACCCAGATGGCCGAACCCCCGTGGTTGCTCCGGTCGATTCGGATGCTTCCGCCAACTGCCGAGCCCGCTGCCGGATCTGATCGGAGACGTCGAGCTCCGATGCCAACCGCGGAACGAACGCACTCGGCGTCACGGGTTTGGCTGGCAAGCCAAGTTCCGTATTCAGCGTCGTGTATGCGTTCGTCACCCGCGATTGCTCGACGCGCGCCGATTCGGTGATGTCGTCGAGCGTTCGCGGCCGCCCGTTACACCGACACGCCCCGTAGACACTCGCGGCGGCC is a genomic window containing:
- a CDS encoding DUF6735 family protein, producing the protein MGHRALVAYERTDGQYTLHYSHWGAANLKLKHRISAETPFGGDDTDSKWAKQLLAELADGLEADAVDGYLAGEDRPSTVVEPKPRATGLTLDEIVADHLDYLHHEAFFVVSPTFEVTAYRTLWFGLQYDSETIDHGETVGNGALATVRWHDGEPVGDGHLKGQFRALKDVIGDMVDKGVFTQSTARQYLKQKLGEWIGKRQELRIPSGEAPSPDATLSRS
- a CDS encoding ThiF family adenylyltransferase, with the protein product MTLQPPDPSALPISETGFYEKRDDRTNLVTNSDHYQDAPILLAIEQDKATNVSGQVMALTSAVLASRFNRNVDLAYPDIPLESLVSHPLLPERLRTRAVTEMELGDPFGEFTGVDREEIADSDTDYSCALTIGNPSVQAEKIIRIDSCGWAARITRNEQIRGFNETSPNPIGPAAAACFGIAELFKSLIGCPPEQQPGNFTFDALTLRVEPGELHTTAPAFPDDIELGTVELVGVGSIGSSLLYMLPMLPIEGTFTLTDPDVVEYSNLNRSPIFNVKDAAEERNKTLAGERFICDSVDVRTFSERYGASRAQDDVVPDIVLPEVDSDQARADIQYSRPPLMLETTTNESSVNVARHIPIVDACLLCHFPPGESSYTPACATLDNGSIPDPDEEEEGPDAALPFVSTLAGILLAGELVKTNIEEYPFSPSFVEIETFTNFSTRMPRYDKQHNDECPFCSYCDDTQYRRLIQNTKFEDLIDLIDRD
- a CDS encoding ArsR/SmtB family transcription factor is translated as MSLLPSTGDVTGEQEGEIQVLGVGDDGSADVFEALSSDTSRRILTAIYDEPAPPSVLADRLDMSLQNVSYHLDNLEDVGVIQVAGTRYSEKGKEMNVYAPADDPVVMFVGTEERKTGFRDLLKRLVGATGLLFVISTLLFAFQAFGQPGGASDDLTLLELLSFPGLEFLLGGLFVLGLVVLLWVWNR
- a CDS encoding DUF7568 family protein encodes the protein MSRITNWKRESRTPTLAYRNTETGARAVLHRAPDSYRYKWRGAILVDGYPVWSRGYETKDAKSFRDELRERPAPELSCPECPNSDVAIGGKTADGAKVQRWFECRSCGYESPSQLVYGAER